Within the Salvia hispanica cultivar TCC Black 2014 chromosome 4, UniMelb_Shisp_WGS_1.0, whole genome shotgun sequence genome, the region GCTTTGCAGCctatggaaaaaaaatcagatcaccaatacttatttattccaaaattCACCATCTACATACAATTTCACTACCTGGAAGAGCGGCGGGTGGGGCCGGCAGGGGAGGGAGGCAGCGGATTGTGAAGGCGCGGAGCTTTGCGATAGGATCTGACGGGAGAGGGTTTGAGTTGCTGAGAAAGGGAGAAAATTCCGAGCTTCTGCATTCTCTCCCGATTCTCTCTGATTCGCTCCTCTCTGCAGAGTTCATAATCGGAAATCTCGGAGCCAAGCTCATCATCTTCCTCCTGCTGCATCTGTTCCTGTTGGGGAATGTCTAGGTTTTCCGGCGCCGGATTTGCCAGAGCCACCATTTCAAATTActattgatttttgaaatggAGTTTGCAACGGTCATATTAATCGGGACGAGGGAAATTTCAGCGTCGCGTCACTCGATAAAACCCCCTTTCCCCTTTTGCCTAATATTGGGCcgaatattaaattttcatatattggGCCGCCATTGATCCAATTTACTTACGGGCGTTTTTTCCCATTATTTAAGACGAATTTTTTGAccaaatagtagtatataatccctccgtcccacttaagatgacacattttcctttttagtttgtctcaactaaaatgtcccattttcttttttggaaactttctctctccaattaatacaccaaactaatttttctcactcatattaaaatatttcatctttctctctctattttaatacttatactcatattttctctctccaattaaacactttaaacAATAACTCtaaaaatctcgtgccggccAAGATATGTATCATCTTAGcagggacggagagagtacttttttattgggataattaattcataacaTCATTGGATACTCAAAATACTAGTGTtgattaatactccatttgttctTTGTTAGATGAGACACTTACTTTTGGTAAAGAGATTAGTGTAAGTGGAcggtgaataaaataagagagaataaagtagaagagaaaGAGTtactttttaccaaaaatataaataatttaattatactgaaattaaaattaacatggAATAGAaggaataattaaaattaaatacaatttttttattgaatacaAGTGGTTTTGATCATCAGcaaaatattgtttctcaaAAGAGATAATtcagaaaaattaaaactttgttatttaatactagtgttttatattttagtctTATGGTCGGGATGATATTGGGCTAtgacaaaatttcataattccAATTACTCCATTTTCGTCAATCCCGTATAAATggttcatatttatttatagaaacatttttctcattctcttttactttattatttatgggtCCTATCTAACACTAATCAGACATTGACCGTCAGTTTTTTATGGAATCGTAAAAAAGTTATCAATCCGACGacaatttcatttgtttagaacccaattttcataaaagtgaatgttttagACCAACTACATATTTCAACCATATATTTAGGATCACTTTTGACCTATACTCGTGATTATACACTTTTATTTTGACTTAAAGTGTCTTGCTCGTGACAAAAGAATACCTGGACATAATATCGCTGACCTAAGCTAAAAAAAACCATCAATTTCCAATGGTCAAACCAAAATACAACTCCTAAAATTTTACGTTGTAGTCAGACATCTTGTGATTattaaataagagagaaagaaaaaaaaaagtaagagaaaatgagaaaaataagagagaatctttccataaatgattgtgctctattttttatgaacgaccaaaaatagtaattgtgttctattttttgtggacggagggagtacttttttttttttgttagttgtCAATCTTCATCGATATTATGCGTTGTGTTATTAACAGCCGGATGTACAAAACTTGTTAGCCTGGTGTCAAATTTATACATTGTTGTTATTTGCAACTTTATGGAATTTGATCCTATTCTTGTATCACCTGCACATCTCATGGCTACAAGTACATATAATCACTTAAACGTAAATCTGAATAATATGATATAAGCTAGATGCATATATACTCAGATTCATCACAACCTGAAATTGTCATTCActtatcacaaaatttatgttttatatagTATCTAATTGACTCGACTGATGTTGGTCGTCTCGACAGTTAGATTGCTCTGAGTTTGCAATGTCGTTGCGTGACTTCAGGTCAAGAAACAATTTATATCCCACTCGCTCAGTAGTAAGGTGTAAAGGGCAAGTAGAGTCGAACCCACATAGAATCGCAGGTTGATTGTGCAAGGTGATATAGGACTCGGGTTTAGTTTCCAAATTTagaaagtgtatattctttagggacagactaaaaaggaaagagtgtcATCCTTGTATTATGTCCTCGGCTACGGTTGGCAGCATGTTCCCCAGAAGATTACCAAGCTCGGCCTCAACTTCACCGCGTTGCAACTGGGATTGCTCGCCTGAAGAGAACACACGAACACTGTTCCTAACTTCAATCCAGCTCAAACCAGGTTCTTTTTCCAGCATAGAATTCTTCATATGTTGCCTCGTCTCCGCAACATCACCCCACCTCCCTGTTGCAGCATACAGCTTAGCAAGCAGTACACTCGCTGCACTGTCTTCTGCGTTCGTTTCCAAAATCTGTTCCGCAGCACGGATTCCTCCCCTCAGATCGCTGTTCTTGATGCACGAGCTCAAAACAGTTCTCCACGACTCCAAATAATCATCTGCAAAAGGAGATTCAACAATCATCTCCTCCGCCTCCTCCCACAGCCCGGCTCGACTCAACAAACTGATGATGCACGAATAGTGCTTAGGCCCCGCTCTGACATGATGCTCCTTCATATTCCTCCAGAAGAATCTAGATTTGTCTACCAAACCACAATGGTTACAAGCAGCGAGAAGAGAAAGGAATGTGACCTGATCCGGGTTGAGCCCATGCTTCAACATCTTGAAATAGACTTGAAAGGCCTCCTTCGCCTTCCCATGGTGACCGCATCCTGTAAGCATAGAGTTCCAGCACATCAAATCACACTTACGCAGACAAGAAAACGCATATGCAGCAGAGCCGAGCTCCCCGTTTTTGGCATACATATCAACCAGACTGCTGTGCACCCAAACTTCAGCATCATTTCCCGTCTTCAACACCAGAGAATGCACCATTTCCCCTTGCCTTAAAGTCACAAGGTCAGCACAAGCGGCCAAGACACTACTTAGAACGAAACTGTCTAAACCTAAACCTTCCTTTGACATTTCAAGGAATAGACTCAGCGCCCCCTCGCTCTCACCTATCCTAACGTGCCCAGCGATCATGTCAGTCCACAGAACAGCATCTTTATGTTCAAAAGAGCTGAAAATCTTTCGAGGAGACACTGGATCACCATTGCTGAAATACATGGACAACAGTGTGCTTCCAACGTATGCACTACTCATTAGCCCTGCCTTCTCAGCTTGAGCATGAAGCAGCCTTCCATAATCACGAGCAGGGAAACCACAAGTACTAGCAATAATAGCGGCAAATGTATACTCATCGGGTTTCACATGACATGCTTGCCTAAGACGAATAAACATCTCCATAGCCTTCTCACCGTCTCCATTTTCCGCAAATCCACCAATCATCGTGTTCCAAGACACCAAATCAGGACTCCCGATTCTCAGAAAGACATCAAAGGCGGAACATGTGCTGCCACAGCTAGAATACATATCAAGAAGTGAGTTATGCAGAGGTAGATCAACGCACGTGCCAGATAAAAGAATATGAGCATGAACAAGTCTCCCACTATCATAATCTTGCAACTTGGCACAAGCATTCAATGCCAATGAGTATGTGAATGAATTTGGTTTAATCTCATCCTCTAACATAGTCCGCAAAAGGTGAAGGCTTTCCAATATCTTCCCATTCTTCACATAGCCCGATATAACCGAGTTCCAAGCGATTGCATCTTTATCCTTCATCCCAGTGAAGACTCTCTTAGCACAGTCAGCATCCCCACAGTTAAAATACATCCCAAGCAAAGATGTTTGAACACGTACATTGTCCGATAATCCAGTTTTCGCGCAATGAGCGTGCAATGAAGAGCCAGCAACCAGGTCGCCAAGTGCAGCCGAAGCCTGCAAAAGACTCGTGACGGTGGACCCATTCGGCACGTGGCTCTCGTGCGCCAATTGATCAAACAGATAAAACGCGAGATGGGCGTGATGAGGGCGACGAGAATAGGCGGCGATCAGGGCGTTGTAAGACACGATGTTTCTCTGAGGCATTTTGTCGAGCAGGAGGTGGGAGTCCAGCAGAGAGCCGCAGCGAGCGTACATTGAGAGGATGTTGTTGTGTATGAATAGAGGGGTTTCTGTTGGTGGGAGTGTGGTGGTGAGAAGGACGGCGTGGAGGCGGCGGGCTTCGCGAAGGGAGGTCGTGGCGGCGCATTTCCGGAGGAGGTGAGATGCTGTGAAAGAAGCTTTGTACGGTGGTGAAGGTGGCATAAAATGTCTGATTTTTGCCTGTCTATGAGGAATAGCAAAATGAGTGCATGATGACCTCAAAATTCTCTCGGTGTATATATTCCAGTGATTTGTACTCAGgggcggacgcagaaaaaaTTGGCCGTAAGGGCTGAgcttcattatatatttaatacgaACTAGtgcaaaatatactccctccgtcccataaaaatatatgcattttccattttcgtccgttcttccacaaaaatatgtgcattccatttttgtaaagttatattaattcaataatgTAGGTCCCACTATCCGCTTAatactactttaactatcattctCCTCTTCTCTGTTACgttaccaattttgtcttcATTCCTATGCTATACCCCTtgcctatatttttatgggacggagggagtatttaataaaaagaacaTGTCAGAGCTTCTAAAGCGGTGACAACTGAATTCTACGTGTTCTCATTAATTGAAAACGTTGTAAGATTCGTTCGTTATCAATAGTTAAAAACAGGTCATTCTCAATATACACAATTAAAACGTCATTTATCCACTCATCTCTCATTAGTTTATATCAATAAGATACTATCAACACCCACATAATTGTATTCTATATATGAcaatcacaattcacaactATTAGCTCGCAACTAACattgttatcatttttttaatttgcaactattctataaaaatcttaaaaagacaaaaggtaaaatataaaattaacaacttTAATAAACTCTTTACCTCagaatttatgtaaaatttgaatgttAATTTCTGTAAAGTCTCAAAAACTCAAACCCTCTGTATtcctttgatttttaaaagtCCCAAAATCGTGTACCCACttcttcttaaattttaataaaaacgtGTGCCCACCTTAAAAAAGTGATAGCACTACGCgttctctattttttaaagttaaaaaCGAGTACATATAAAGTGGGGTAAGTGTGGTAAGTTtgacttttacttttataattaattaattcatttataaaattacactttctttatcttcttcCCTCTCTGCCAGACACCATTGTTACACTTTCTTTCTGCAGATTTTTACTTCCCCCTTCTTTAATTTCAGCCCCTTACAATTCTTCATCACAAGATAATTTTGTCTTCAGTAGCATTATTTGGTAAGGGCttaacattatttttccaaattttgaaaaatttgaaaatagaaaattaaaaaaaaaaaaaaaattgggtaagggcttaagccctACCCTCTCTCCACGTGTGTCCGCCCCTGTTTGTACTCTATCTTGTTCGATTGCCTCTCCCATTCATTCTAGTCTCTAGTCAGTGTAATACTACctcctttttaaaaatagaaggGTTTGAAGCGGAAGACgcttttaatgcataatttgataaattaagagagatggagaaaaaaattggtaaagtaagaaagggggaaagaaaaaagtaatgaaattaatgtaaGTGGATGATGGAGTCCATTTTATTACGGGTGTAAAAATTTTCTAAAGtggaaagtttgaaaattgctatttttgaagaatagactaaaaaaaaagagttactattttaaaacaaatggaGGTAATATTAGAaaggatttttaaatttatctttcACAAACTTgttatatttacttttatagataatttgttagttatttttgtatctttctatttattttattctacggCACGCTTCtgattaaatgtctcatatttgattatgatagatttaaaaaaagttatactccctccttccctCTATAGCTGAgtcgtatttttttttggattgtcatactgtagctgagtcatttccttttatggcaaaaagtactttactctatcttactctactctctctttatctctctatcttttcctttctactttattttgactttttacttaactcatttaaaacaatttttcttaaatctcgtgccgaaaaaaatgccgtgacggagggagtataactttaTGAAGGAAAGTGAATGAAGAAAGTTAGTTTAGTGtgaatcctatttttattCTCCGTCTTCCATTATGTATCCCAGTTTTCTGTTTATGTTCATCCTTTAttaattgtctcatttcacttttattgattttggtaatggacctcttctcacattatattatgaaactactactccctccatccgtgAATAGGGGtctcgtttttctattttagtctgtccgtgaataataaaacctttttcgaacacctcttgaggatattatcaaactggactcacccagcacacgattcattgcaataacaatactagcacctctagacattgatcaccactacccaagatatcaggattcttggattgcgaaaaatccgcaccatttgataaatcaaagtagtgcataatcaatatcgtatgctcaatgttatgtcaacaatgattaagaaataacaatcaccgagacctcgtctttcagtaaatagcaagaaagacttatcttaactgttagatccttcagtgctataccactgatgaggctcgtttcatgcatgtgTTCCGTGGAAAAACTGTACTCAAATCCATAAACTAACGTCTATTtttgagccaggtgtgtgTGAAATCCGCCATTTtcagaagaaagagaaaatcaGTTGGGCGGACCCATGAATCAagaaaagaaagcaaaaaCCTGCGGCATCGAGCGGATCAAGTCAAGAATAAAATGGAGCCAGCTGAGTTCCGCATGGAAGATAGAACGAGAGACCCCACCACAAAATGTGAAGGGCAACAATGACATTTCAGAGAGGATggtaccctagggatcagagccctACGCCTATCTATATAAAGGAAGCCCAACACAAGAAGAAGGGAGTCCCAGCCGTAGTTAGAAGGGGGGTCTCACAAGCATTCTTAGTTAGAATATCTTTAGGAATTCAGCTCTCTTCTAGGGCTGAAATCGGAGCTCATTTCACTTCTTGTTCTTGATTCCTTTGCATACACACACTTGGTCCTAGCTCAGATTGGTCAGCGTAGTTTGGTGTTagttgatgcactattttttagcattaTAAATATCTGCAAGTATATACAGAGTAggaatagtatagctaaaggtcagtaccagatatcgaacacggggaaaacaaacacaaaatgtctatcttctactaatactcaattactatctggagaaccGAAagattttggaaacttttggaaaactgaaaacaattaaaagcaaataacaactaGATGCAGATAAAACACAGAGATAAACGATAGagatctctatgaattattttgcaagtagaagctctctaaTTTAACGAAgtttgaggtcttatttataggaaaAAGTCAATctttgttgtagaaggaaaagatcttcaaaatatggtaaatcttgagcaaatctagggcatctcggattcgtcgtctttctccggcgggccgccgcaccctggccggcggtcgccgcgttggagtctaGAGACTCTGTTCCTTTGGCGGCGGACTGCCGCACGACtttcggcggtcgccgggcgagacgtCTCTTCCAAGTGTAATTTTCTGAGGCGGACCGTTGCACTGCTCTGCTCGCcaggcgccggcggtcgccgtacaacttcgcggcggtcgccggtcgccttCTGACTCcggatttccagactttgcattttggctccctttttcggctcaattatgcacatttctcacaaaacacgtcaaaataccaaaatagataaaatatgcaaataatgagcgtgtagagtgactttgacataaaaaatggaccaaataacggccttaaaaccgtgcaaaatccgagcgtatcaactccccgaaacttacatttttgtttgtcctcgaacaaaacaataaagacacaagaatagacgcacggaatgcataaggactagacgtcataattgcctcaaaagatgaaggaaTAGCTTAAgcatgtattaacgcaatcaaatcaagcaaggcttattagtgcactttcattactaactcgtggaacaccttgaattcaagcactcacatgtggcaaacttccaaagatgggaagtgttctctcactctcaaagtgtatagaggtaatgtgtatatatagcactcaaatcatgcatcatgcaaagtttaccataggcaaagtctaatccctcctctactagatgtgattaagcatcaaaagtccgaaaggtctttatctttggttgtaatgtaggctctttggtaggtgaggaatatttggctaaaaagtgactaaaaataaaaatatcccaagcaGAGTAAAATTGACTCCACTTTCTAAACCCAAGacacttttaactttttatttatttttctccttcaactcactttccaatccttttattttttttcctttctcttttttttttctttttcataacctttcacacttttttttttctttttcataacCATCCTTTCTAAGATTAAGCacatatttagaatttttctatttcacaacttatacttttctacatttaagcacactacttttttaaatacttttccccttatctctccaattcattcacaaaataagatagcaaactaactaacccaag harbors:
- the LOC125219653 gene encoding pentatricopeptide repeat-containing protein At3g50420 isoform X3, which gives rise to MPPSPPYKASFTASHLLRKCAATTSLREARRLHAVLLTTTLPPTETPLFIHNNILSMYARCGSLLDSHLLLDKMPQRNIVSYNALIAAYSRRPHHAHLAFYLFDQLAHESHVPNGSTVTSLLQASAALGDLVAGSSLHAHCAKTGLSDNVRVQTSLLGMYFNCGDADCAKRVFTGMKDKDAIAWNSVISGYVKNGKILESLHLLRTMLEDEIKPNSFTYSLALNACAKLQDYDSGRLVHAHILLSGTCVDLPLHNSLLDMYSSCGSTCSAFDVFLRIGSPDLVSWNTMIGGFAENGDGEKAMEMFIRLRQACHVKPDEYTFAAIIASTCGFPARDYGRLLHAQAEKAGLMSSAYVGSTLLSMYFSNGDPVSPRKIFSSFEHKDAVLWTDMIAGHVRIGESEGALSLFLEMSKEGLGLDSFVLSSVLAACADLVTLRQGEMVHSLVLKTGNDAEVWVHSSLVDMMRSPWEGEGGLSSLFQDVEAWAQPGSDDYLESWRTVLSSCIKNSDLRGGIRAAEQILETNAEDSAASVLLAKLYAATGRWGDVAETRQHMKNSMLEKEPGLSWIEVRNSVRVFSSGEQSQLQRGEVEAELGNLLGNMLPTVAEDIIQG
- the LOC125219653 gene encoding pentatricopeptide repeat-containing protein At3g50420 isoform X2, coding for MPPSPPYKASFTASHLLRKCAATTSLREARRLHAVLLTTTLPPTETPLFIHNNILSMYARCGSLLDSHLLLDKMPQRNIVSYNALIAAYSRRPHHAHLAFYLFDQLAHESHVPNGSTVTSLLQASAALGDLVAGSSLHAHCAKTGLSDNDKDAIAWNSVISGYVKNGKILESLHLLRTMLEDEIKPNSFTYSLALNACAKLQDYDSGRLVHAHILLSGTCVDLPLHNSLLDMYSSCGSTCSAFDVFLRIGSPDLVSWNTMIGGFAENGDGEKAMEMFIRLRQACHVKPDEYTFAAIIASTCGFPARDYGRLLHAQAEKAGLMSSAYVGSTLLSMYFSNGDPVSPRKIFSSFEHKDAVLWTDMIAGHVRIGESEGALSLFLEMSKEGLGLDSFVLSSVLAACADLVTLRQGEMVHSLVLKTGNDAEVWVHSSLVDMYAKNGELGSAAYAFSCLRKCDLMCWNSMLTGCGHHGKAKEAFQVYFKMLKHGLNPDQVTFLSLLAACNHCGLVDKSRFFWRNMKEHHVRAGPKHYSCIISLLSRAGLWEEAEEMIVESPFADDYLESWRTVLSSCIKNSDLRGGIRAAEQILETNAEDSAASVLLAKLYAATGRWGDVAETRQHMKNSMLEKEPGLSWIEVRNSVRVFSSGEQSQLQRGEVEAELGNLLGNMLPTVAEDIIQG
- the LOC125219653 gene encoding pentatricopeptide repeat-containing protein At3g50420 isoform X1; protein product: MPPSPPYKASFTASHLLRKCAATTSLREARRLHAVLLTTTLPPTETPLFIHNNILSMYARCGSLLDSHLLLDKMPQRNIVSYNALIAAYSRRPHHAHLAFYLFDQLAHESHVPNGSTVTSLLQASAALGDLVAGSSLHAHCAKTGLSDNVRVQTSLLGMYFNCGDADCAKRVFTGMKDKDAIAWNSVISGYVKNGKILESLHLLRTMLEDEIKPNSFTYSLALNACAKLQDYDSGRLVHAHILLSGTCVDLPLHNSLLDMYSSCGSTCSAFDVFLRIGSPDLVSWNTMIGGFAENGDGEKAMEMFIRLRQACHVKPDEYTFAAIIASTCGFPARDYGRLLHAQAEKAGLMSSAYVGSTLLSMYFSNGDPVSPRKIFSSFEHKDAVLWTDMIAGHVRIGESEGALSLFLEMSKEGLGLDSFVLSSVLAACADLVTLRQGEMVHSLVLKTGNDAEVWVHSSLVDMYAKNGELGSAAYAFSCLRKCDLMCWNSMLTGCGHHGKAKEAFQVYFKMLKHGLNPDQVTFLSLLAACNHCGLVDKSRFFWRNMKEHHVRAGPKHYSCIISLLSRAGLWEEAEEMIVESPFADDYLESWRTVLSSCIKNSDLRGGIRAAEQILETNAEDSAASVLLAKLYAATGRWGDVAETRQHMKNSMLEKEPGLSWIEVRNSVRVFSSGEQSQLQRGEVEAELGNLLGNMLPTVAEDIIQG